Proteins encoded within one genomic window of Fusarium musae strain F31 chromosome 4, whole genome shotgun sequence:
- a CDS encoding hypothetical protein (EggNog:ENOG41), whose product MAAFRGAVKAGAHAIETDIHISADGVAVISHDASLKRCFGIEARIGECSWEYLSTLRTVAEPHEPMPRLKDFLQWLIQPELQDIWVVLDIKAPQLDDDPAELMAAIARDLDAVQAPVPWDQRIILGCWNASFLQAARSQLPTYPLAHISTSLLYSHHFLRVPNLGFNLNHKTLIGPSGRLFLRELGKTDKLLMTWTVNEPRHMEWCIRQNLCHPRRRNGKIEGPALIDGVITDNPGLYLEMCERFENEMDGKLARPKLALTERIRKKAETVAVVILTETLMMAYHVLRRMQGKFDFLRDRQSLDK is encoded by the exons ATGGCCGCCTTCCGAGGTGCAGTCAAAGCTGGCGCTCATGCGATAGAGACCGATATTCATATCTCGGCCGATGGCGTTGCTGTGATATCACAT GATGCATCCCTCAAACGCTGCTTTGGCATTGAGGCTCGCATTGGAGAGTGCTCGTGGGAGTATCTCAGCACTCTACGCACAGTAGCCGAGCCTCATGAACCTATGCCGCGGCTCAAAGACTTCCTTCAGTGGTTAATTCAGCCGGAATTGCAAGACATTTGGGTGGTTTTAGATATCAAG GCCCCCCAGCTGGACGATGACCCGGCAGAGTTGATGGCTGCAATTGCGAGGGATTTAGACGCCGTCCAAGCACCTGTGCCATGGGATCAACGTATTATTCTGGGATGCTGGAAT GCATCATTCCTACAGGCTGCGCGTAGTCAACTTCCAACCTATCCATTGGCCCATATCAGCACCTCCCTCTTATATTCGCACCACTTTCTGCGCGTACCCAACCTCGGCTTCAATCTCAACCACAAGACTCTCATCGGTCCATCAGGAAGACTCTTCTTACGCGAACTTGGAAAGACTGATAAGCTTCTTATGACGTGGACTGTCAACGAACCTCGCCACATGGAATGGTGTATCCGTCAGAATCTGTGTCATCCACGGCGCCGCAATGGAAAGATCGAGGGGCCTGCCTTGATAGATGGTGTCATTACTGACAATCCTGGTTTGTACCTCGAGATGTGCGAAAGGTTCGAGAACGAGATGGATGGCAAGCTCGCCAGACCAAAGCTGGCTCTCACTGAAAGGATAaggaagaaggctgagacgGTAGCCGTCGTTATCCTGACGGAGACTCTGATGATGGCTTACCATGTTCTCAGAAGGATGCAGGGCAAGTTTGATTTTCTTCGAGACCGCCAGAGCTTGGACAAATAG
- the ACU15 gene encoding Transcriptional activator protein acu-15 yields the protein MPGILPMKVIKVGTSSQSRIAQACDRCRSKKIRCDGIRPTCSQCANVGFECRTSDKLSRRAFPRGYTESLEERVRQLESEVRELKDLLDEKDEKIDMLSKIHGNRSSPSMPASSPAAPESRNEALAIKEDTFRVQAAPLLLGVENSDSYFMGASSGRTFIESFKRKIQETGKPSTDFNPEAFLHIQGCKPLGPRSPEQSFRLPPRLFSDRCVNVYFQEWAPLFPILHKPTFLHVYEEFVADPEKVKGNHKLAQLYLVFSIAGLSSENPDIPQLTACEQQWQTSLDAILMEDTMNTLQCLSLALLYCTMRADYKRLQHYKGIAVGLSHRLGLHQSQKRFSFGALTIETRKKVFWTIYTLDCFSAATLGLPKLLKEGDIQTEYPCDTDDEYVTEKGFQPTLPGEYTRLSSALALFRATRILAKVLEKNYPASSSYEISLQQMAALESELDAWYDQLPTHLRLNFVQDKPSTDVTGSRSPLLALAYYYIRTLIYRPAVGSSLGSKAASALMSIGASSKHIVQIVQLLEERGMTFSFCLNKTDLLVVCGMALLYHSIDLKQDSKLMRDDERLVNAVIHILDKTEGSGSLDFKRVASMLVKVDESDVSPMHTSREVSMPPAPVSNRGSPPRGIVTKSKKKSRAGYPLGQLPAAAASESNLIDHQERMRRMTMPCVADQRPEFYRSRGRQSFDNPQAEVPVLQRGHRMSMSPNPDRKTSPLSRNLDFMPFAHSSQSPQPTSPQQTRAHSHSGPTNQAHHTMGSSSVAAAKVNGVSTTEWETLLGSLDGGMNNVYDAIYGGQGLVNESAIAVSNCGDWPPDNWDLGGFSIAEFGNNPQPPQSVLSMSDESLSSGEEVGPSELGLSVESVDYRNHMVAQQHGHEGYMMPDHMETFPIL from the exons ATGCCCGGAATTCTTCCCATGAAGGTGATCAAGGTGGGCACCAGCTCTCAGAGTCGCATTGCACAGGCTTGTGATCGTTGCAGGAGCAAAAAGATTCGATGTGATGGAATCAGGCCAACATGTTCTCAATGTGCCAACGTCGGCTTTGAATGCCGGACAAGCGACAAACTTAGCCGCCGCGCATTCCCTCGTGGCTACACCGAATCTTTGGAGGAGCGCGTGCGACAATTAGAAAGCGAAGTTCGAGAGCTTAAGGACTTGTTAGATGAGAAGGACGAGAAGATAGACATGCTCTCTAAAATCCACGGCAACCGATCGAGTCCTTCAATGCCGGCGAGCAGCCCGGCTGCACCAGAGTCCCGAAATGAAGCCCTGGCCATAAAAGAAGATACTTTCCGCGTACAAGCTGCACCTCTGTTACTTGGAGTTGAGAATTCCGACTCTTACTTTATGGGCGCATCTAGTGGTAGAACATTTATTG AGTCTTTCAAGCGAAAAATTCAAGAAACCGGCAAACCTAGCACCGACTTCAACCCAGAGGCTTTCCTGCATATCCAAGGCTGCAAGCCCCTTGGTCCCAGATCACCAGAGCAATCTTTTaggcttcctcctcgtctcttcTCTGACCGCTGTGTCAATGTTTACTTTCAAGAGTGGGCTCCTCTGTTCCCCATCCTCCACAAGCCCACATTCCTCCATGTCTACGAGGAGTTCGTCGCCGACCCTGAGAAGGTCAAAGGCAACCACAAGCTCGCGCAACTCTACCTCGTATTCAGTATCGCGGGTCTGTCATCAGAGAACCCTGACATTCCCCAGCTTACTGCCTGTGAGCAGCAATGGCAAACCTCCCTGGATGCTATTCTCATGGAGGATACTATGAACACCTTACAGTGCCTGTCCCTCGCTCTCCTTTACTGCACCATGCGTGCAGACTACAAGCGATTACAACACTACAAGGGCATCGCTGTTGGTCTCTCTCATCGCCTAGGCCTGCACCAGAGTCAGAAGAGATTCTCCTTCGGTGCTCTCACAATTGAGACTCGAAAGAAGGTCTTCTGGACCATTTACACTCTCGATTGCTTTTCTGCCGCCACTCTTGGCCTTCCTAAGCTTCTTAAAGAAGGGGATATACAGACCGAGTATCCATGCGATACTGATGATGAGTATGTTACTGAAAAGGGCTTCCAGCCTACACTTCCTGGTGAATATACTCGCCTTTCGAGTGCGCTAGCCTTGTTCCGTGCGACTCGCATCCTCGCCAAGGTGCTAGAGAAGAACTACCCCGCCTCAAGCTCCTACGAGATTTCGCTTCAACAGATGGCTGCTCTCGAGagtgagcttgatgcttgGTACGACCAGCTGCCTACCCATCTGCGACTGAACTTCGTCCAAGATAAGCCATCCACAGATGTGACTGGTAGCCGCTCACCATTACTGGCACTGGCCTACTACTACATTCGAACACTTATCTATCGTCCGGCAGTAGGCTCCAGTTTAGGCTCTAAGGCAGCCTCGGCCTTGATGTCAATCGGAGCGTCGAGCAAGCACATTGTTCAGATTGTTCAGCTGCTTGAAGAACGCGGTATGACCTTCTCATTTTGTTTGAACAAGACGGATCTGCTGGTTGTTTGTGGCATGGCGCTGCTCTACCACTCAATTGATCTCAAGCAAGACAGTAAACTCATGCGCGATGACGAACGATTGGTAAATGCCGTGATTCATATCCTGGATAAGACTGAGGGCTCTGGCTCGCTGGACTTCAAGCGTGTGGCTAGCATGCTGGTCAAAGTTGACGAATCCGATGTGTCGCCAATGCACACTTCACGTGAGGTGTCGATGCCCCCCGCGCCCGTCTCCAACCGAGGATCCCCACCAAGAGGAATAGTTACCAaatccaagaagaagagcagggCAGGCTACCCCCTCGGTCAGCTCCCAGCCGCTGCAGCCAGCGAGAGCAACTTGATTGATCATCAGGAGAGGATGCGTCGCATGACGATGCCCTGCGTTGCCGACCAGCGACCTGAATTTTACCGTTCTCGGGGCCGTCAATCATTTGACAATCCTCAGGCCGAGGTTCCCGTGCTCCAGCGAGGACATCGCATGTCCATGTCCCCCAATCCAGATCGCAAGACTTCCCCGCTGTCCCGCAATCTCGACTTCATGCCCTTTGCCCACTCATCACAGTCACCACAACCGACTTCGCCGCAACAGACACGTGCACACTCCCATTCTGGCCCTACAAACCAGGCCCATCACACGATGGGGAGCTCTTCGGTTGCTGCCGCTAAGGTGAACGGGGTTTCAACGACTGAGTGGGAGACATTACTTGGATCATTGGATGGTGGAATGAACAACGTATACGATGCTATCTATGGCGGACAGGGCCTTGTCAACGAGAGTGCAATCGCTGTTAGCAATTGTGGAGATTGGCCCCCGGACAATTGGGACCTCGGCGGTTTCAGCATCGCCGAGTTTGGAAACAACCCGCAGCCTCCCCAGAGCGTTCTCAGCATGAGTGATGAGAGCCTTAGCTCGGGTGAGGAGGTCGGCCCCTCGGAACTTGGACTGAGCGTGGAGAGCGTTGACTATCGCAACCACATGGTGGCTCAACAACATGGTCATGAAGGATACATGATGCCCGACCATATGGAGACGTTTCCTATCTTGTAA
- a CDS encoding hypothetical protein (EggNog:ENOG41) yields MWSELERALLQGTSLEAALDAKLSALNKEFDELIERSSTLPFWNSFFWEREAVTVDNWVLVDAWYRSRCLELPRSGHAMVPVLDMANHSHSQTAYYDEDDEDNIVLLSRPGMEISIGDEVNISYGEKSPAEMIFSYGFIDHESTVEELTLPLELLADDPLGKAKLHIFRGSPTIKLSRSNGKISWQCPFVYLMCLNEEDGLEFRVLQGTNGDRELRLFWQDEDATARADDFGDLIKDHPLCQIFRLRAVSVLHEVVTDHLMQLSSEISHDELEPLRRAGKIRDGRLQLAQKLRETEASILESAAVALDEQHIHP; encoded by the exons ATGTGGTCGGAACTTGAGCGAGCTCTGCTCCAGGGCACTTCGCTAGAG GCTGCACTAGACGCTAAGCTATCGGCTCTGAACAAGGAGTTTGATGAACTCATCGAAAGATCATCAACTCTTCCGTTTTGGAACTCGTTCTTTTGGGAAAGAGAAGCGGTGACTGTTGATAATTGGGTATTGGTTGACGCGTGGTACAGATCTCGATGTCTGGAACTACCGAGATCTGGACACGCCATGGTTCCTGTCCTTGACATGGCCAaccactcacactcacaaaCTGCTTACTatgacgaggacgacgaagacAACATTGTCTTACTCTCTCGGCCTGGTATGGAAATATCCATTGGAGACGAAGTGAATATATCCTACGGAGAAAAGTCACCCGCAGAAATGATCTTCAGTTATGGGTTTATTGACCACGAGTCCACTGTAGAGGAACTGACTCTACCTCTGGAGTTGCTGGCCGACGATCCATTAGGAAAAGCGAAACTCCACATTTTTCGAGGGTCGCCAACTATTAAGCTATCTCGATCAAACGGGAAAATAAGCTGGCAATGTCCTTTCGTCTACTTGATGTGTCTgaatgaggaggatggtCTGGAGTTCAGGGTCCTCCAAGGAACAAACGGGGACCGGGAGCTAAGGCTTTTCTGGCAGGACGAAGATGCCACGGCTCGAGCAGATGATTTCGgagatctcatcaaggaCCACCCCCTCTGTCAGATCTTTAGGCTTCGAGCTGTTTCGGTCTTGCATGAAGTCGTAACCGACCATCTCATGCAGCTCTCTTCCGAGATTTcccatgatgaacttgagccGTTGCGCCGGGCCGGAAAGATCAGAGATGGCCGCCTCCAACTGGCCCAAAAGCTCAGAGAAACAGAAGCCAGTATCCTTGAAAGCGCTGCGGTAGCACTGGATGAACAG cacatccatccatga
- a CDS encoding hypothetical protein (EggNog:ENOG41), translating to MPRDPLIGLVGKPSAECACARYNVSDRCKPNYGACVEGRRSVPIELLDVAGLVPGAHEGRGLGNKFLDDLRHADALIHVVDASGTVDAEGKETRGYDPSVDIAWLRSEIVAWVLGNLMQRWGSIRRRHQAIKATATETLQAQFSGYGATSTIVNRALDRCGIKEPLEDWSNETVELVVNAFIDEKFPTVIALNKIDHPDADKNISKIAKQQDPNTIVLCSAISEIFLRKMAKQGYIKYVEGSEFIDTKEDLIEQGDPTGGGLKDLDEKNRNRIENLKDMVLYRFGSTGVVQVLSKAAELLGLVPVFPVRNTSTFSSGASDSKFVFRDCVLVKKGSTVGDVARKVMGDAPIAFVEGAGNIRVSEDDFVAVGKNDVCRHLTFFQTGY from the exons ATGCCTCGCGATCCCCTCATCGGCCTCGTGGGAAAGCCCTCGGCTG AGTGTGCTTGTGCCCGATATAACGTATCAGACAGATGCAAACCCAATTATGGAGCTTGCGTTGAGGGCCGTCGTTCTGTACCtattgagcttctcgatgtcGCTGGTCTCGTCCCCGGTGCTCATGAGGGCCGAGGCCTGGGGAACAAGTTTCTCGATGACTTACGACATGCCGATGCTCTGATTCATGTTGTCGATGCTTCGGGTACTGTCGATGCTGAAGGAAAGGAGACAAGAGGCTATGATCCTTCCGTGGACATTGCTTGGCTACGAAGCGAAATCGTAGCTTGGGTTCTCGGCAATCTCATGCAACGATGGGGATCCATCCGACGAAGGCATCAGGCTATCAAGGCAACCGCTACAGAAACACTGCAAGCACAGTTCTCCGGTTACGGTGCAACATCGACTATTGTGAACCGTGCTCTTGATCGCTGCGGCATCAAGGAACCCCTGGAGGATTGGTCCAATGAGACCGTAGAGTTGGTCGTCAATGCCTTCATTGATGAGAAGTTCCCTACAGTCATCGCACTCAACAAAATCGATCACCCAGACGCTGATAAAAACATCTCCAAAATCGCCAAGCAGCAAGATCCTAATACCATTGTGTTATGTTCAGCCATCTCGGAGATTTTCTTGCGAAAGATGGCTAAACAGGGCTACATCAAATATGTCGAAGGCAGCGAATTTATCGACACCAAGGAGGATCTTATAGAGCAAGGCGACCCAACCGGCGGTGGCCTCAAAGATCTCGACGAGAAAAATCGTAATCGAATCGAGAATCTCAAGGACATGGTACTTTACCGCTTTGGGTCTACCGGTGTCGTTCAAGTCCTTTCCAAGGCCGCTGAGCTCCTTGGTCTCGTGCCCGTTTTCCCCGTCCGGAATACCTCCACCTTCAGTTCTGGTGCATCGGACTCCAAGTTTGTTTTCCGCGATTGCGTTCTTGTCAAGAAAGGCAGCACGGTTGGCGATGTGGCTCGCAAAGTGATGGGAGATGCGCCTATCGCCTTTGTCGAGGGGGCTGGAAATATCCGAGTATCTGAAGACGATTTCGTCGCTGTGGGCAAGAATGATGTATGCCGTCATCTTACATTTTTCCAAACTGGATACTAA
- a CDS encoding hypothetical protein (EggNog:ENOG41), producing MASGTQESAIAEGRQLYGAKQYKPALKQFTKVASEGGSIFHEAMYTCACTVRNTFSKCDNKLHIQALDYRAATFEEMKELERAQKDAEWILELAPRLPDGYLRLGKISRLQKKNEFAWKVYTAGIEVGNKHRLAESPKFQKLRAARQPLHIRFYRKDPLRNPQEIVQRIFHYLDFGSLVRCTGVSREWRQYLTSHGNERLWRTLFFREKLAHDRPPGVKSLKKLISFSGNDVRQIIVEDISRFRLTQHKLVALLQGSKNLEHLELRGSTEEDLSIPAAKGILKKLNHIILQDIIIQKPHIMVSLLQHAHESLQILHIDGLPQIDSSNQAIFPHLPNLQYMRLEEPRRPSPFRLRMWHLASKTPRMEQLYLKDVQLSGELPADAKLDDFWPELKAVTVHGPNDSDLNTAQTIQHLTSLRGGRTLQSIDFDFRWRPDDEGPLGLIMLSEILNREPEMLATDGYDKNRQYSDLRSLRLRRAMVPPLKLQKVLRDTLTSHKLHTLDLAFPLDPQGVLEGSGSTKHIQDHAWLRGEPAIRSIGLSEFRFRSYPKTINEMYLPDFLASFPNLEILEINSSHYEARELCIMIEAILKVTHIQRLYQKTVHGEWGDKLRKVTDMHGVELIWGDRPREWPLKIDG from the exons ATGGCCTCCGGAACTCAAGAGTCAGCTATTGCTGAAGGCCGCCAACTGTATGGCGCCAAGCAATACAAACCCGCTCTCAAGCAATTCACCAAA GTTGCTTCTGAGGGCGGCTCCATCTTCCACGAAGCCATGTACACCTGTGCCTGCACGGTGCGCAACACGTTCAGCAAATGCGATAATAAGCTACACATACAAGCCCTTGACTACCGTGCCGCGACATttgaagagatgaaggagcttgagagaGCTCAAAAGGACGCCGAATGGATACTAGAACTTGCACCACGGCTTCCAGAT GGGTATTTACGATTGGGCAAAATATCGCGCCTCCAAAAGAAAAATGAATTCGCTTGGAAAGTATACACTGCTGGCATCGAAGTCGGAAATAAACACCGCCTTGCTGAATCGCCCAAGTTTCAG AAACTCCGAGCCGCAAGACAACCCTTGCACATACGATTCTATCGCAAAGACCCTTTAAGAAACCCGCAGGAGATTGTTCAACGTATTTTCCACTATCTCGATTTCGGGTCTCTCGTCCGATGTACTGGTGTCTCCAGGGAATGGAGGCAGTACCTTACTAGTCATGGCAATGAGCGGCTGTGGCGTACCTTGTTCTTCAGAGAGAAACTTGCCCATGACCGGCCACCTGGCGTGAAGTCACTCAAGAAATTGATTTCTTTCTCCGGAAACGACGTCCGCCAGATCATTGTCGAGGATATATCGCGCTTCAGACTTACCCAGCACAAATTAGTTGCCCTATTACAAGGGTCAAAGAaccttgagcatctcgaaTTGAGGGGTTCTACCGAGGAAGACCTAAGTATACCGGCAGCAAAGGgtatacttaaaaagctgAACCATATCATTCTGCAGGACATAATCATCCAGAAGCCCCATATCATGGTATCACTCTTACAACATGCCCATGAGAGCTTGCAAATTCTACACATTGACGGCTTGCCCCAAATCGACTCATCGAACCAGGCAATCTTTCCACATTTACCTAATCTTCAGTACATGCGACTTGAAGAGCCTCGAAGGCCGAGTCCTTTCAGGCTGCGTATG TGGCATCTGGCCTCAAAGACGCCACGCATGGAGCAACTCTATCTGAAAGACGTTCAACTTTCTGGGGAACTCCCTGCAGATGCCAAACTGGATGATTTTTGGCCAGAGCTCAAAGCAGTTACAGTACATGGACCCAACGATTCTGACCTGAACACTGCGCAAACAATCCAGCATCTAACTTCGCTACGTGGAGGCCGCACACTGCAATCCATTGATTTTGATTTTCGATGGAGACCTGATGACGAGGGGCCCCTTGGCTTGATCATGTTGTCCGAGATACTGAATCGAGAGCCCGAGATGCTGGCCACCGATGGGTATGACAAGAACCGCCAGTATTCAGATCTCCGGTCATTACGTCTCCGGCGAGCAATGGTACCGCCATTAAAACTGCAAAAGGTGCTTCGTGATACCCTCACTTCGCACAAGCTCCACACTCTCGATCTTGCCTTTCCCCTCGATCCTCAAGGCGTTCTTGAAGGATCTGGCAGTACCAAACACATCCAAGATCATGCCTGGCTGCGTGGAGAGCCGGCTATCAGGTCTATCGGGCTTTCAGAATTCCGATTCCGCTCATATCCCAAGACCATCAACGAGATGTATTTGCCGGATTTTCTGGCCAGCTTCCCTAAcctcgagattcttgaaaTCAACTCGTCGCATTATGAGGCTCGCGAGTTGTGCATTATGATCGAAGCGATACTCAAGGTCACCCACATACAACGTCTTTACCAGAAAACAGTTCATGGGGAATGGGGAGACAAACTCCGTAAAGTGACGGACATGCACGGAGTAGAGCTTATATGGGGTGACAGGCCAAGGGAATGGCCACTAAAGATAGATGGTTAG
- the TOM70 gene encoding TOM (translocase of outer membrane) complex component (EggNog:ENOG41) — protein sequence MSGPIPSMAPGQPTYVPVDSSSGLWERLTHWASENKTVVYTIAGVGIAVTGAGVIYYLNDNSGKDTTPKLSKKERRKRKEADRKADKEVPSSGPSQPKPASAESEPELPEVDEETVSSLTQEQREEYAAKLKQAGNKAYGDKSYNKAIDLYSKAILCKADPVFYSNRAACHSAMSEWDQVIEDTTAAINMDPEYVKAINRRATAYEHQKKYSEALLDFTASCIIDNFKSESTAQAVERLLKTFAEQKAKEMMASRPPKLPSPIFVGNYLQSFRPKPRPEGLEDSEELDPDTGKGQVQIGLQALEKKTGDGYEEARQAFEKALELGDLGEHEALAYNMRGTFRTLLGNHAEATQDFDKSIELDPTMTQSYIKRASISLELGEPDKAEAEFAKALEQDKNDPDVYYHRAQAHFIKGDLADAQKDYQKSIDLDKDFIFSHIQLGVTQYKMGSIASSMATFRRCIKNFPKVPDVYNYYGELLLDQGNFSEAVEKFDTAMEMEKQTKPMSMNVLPLINKALALFQWKQDFKEAEALCQKALIIDPECDIAVATMAQLLLQQNNVPAALKYFERAAELARTEGEIVNALSYAEATRTQVQVTEKYPKLAAKLAGGAGPGGLRMGPQ from the exons ATGTCGGGTCCAATTCCATCAATGGCTCCAGGCCAGCCAACCTACGTACCTGTCGACTCTTCCTCTGGCCTCTGGGAGCGGTTAACACATTGGGCCTCTGAGAACAAGACTGTCGTCTACACCATTGCAGGTGTTGGTATTGCTGTGACAGGTGCCGGTGTTATTTACTACCTCAATGACAAC AGCGGCAAAGACACAACACCAAAGTTGAGCAAGAAGGAGAGGAGAAAGCGAAAGGAAGCCGATCGCAAAGCTGATAAGGAAGTGCCCTCAAGTGGCCCCTCTCAACCCAAGCCTGCCTCTGCCGAGAGCGAGCCCGAGCTGCCCGAGGTCGACGAAGAAACTGTCTCCAGCCTCACCCAAGAACAGCGTGAAGAGTATGCCGCCAAGCTGAAGCAGGCTGGCAACAAGGCCTATGGCGATAAGTCATATAACAAGGCTATCGACCTCTACTCTAAAGCCATTCTCTGCAAGGCCGACCCTGTCTTCTACTCCAACCGGGCAGCCTGCCACAGCGCAATGAGCGAATGGGACCAGGTTATCGAGGACACCACTGCCGCTATCAACATGGATCCTGAGTACGTAAAGGCCATCAACCGCCGTGCTACTGCCTACGAGCACCAGAAGAAGTACTCCGAGGCCCTCCTCGATTTCACGGCCTCATGTATCATTGACAACTTCAAGAGCGAGTCTACGGCCCAGGCTGTCGAGAGACTTCTCAAGACTTTCGCCGAgcaaaaggccaaggagatgatggcgTCCCGACCACCTAAGCTGCCCAGCCCCATCTTTGTCGGCAACTACCTTCAAAGCTTCCGCCCTAAGCCTCGCCCCGAAGGCCTTGAGGACTCGGAAGAATTGGACCCTGATACTGGTAAGGGACAAGTGCAGATTGGACTCCAAgctttggagaagaagactggCGATGGCTATGAAGAGGCTCGCCAGGCTTTCGAGAAGGCTCTAGAGCTCGGTGACCTGGGTGAGCACGAAGCGCTTGCTTATAACATGAGAGGTACATTCCGAACCTTGCTAGGTAACCATGCCGAAGCAACGCAGGATTTCGACAAGAGCATCGAGCTCGACCCCACCATGACACAGAGCTATATCAAGCGTGCCAGCATCAGCCTGGAGCTGGGCGAGCCTGACAAGGCCGAGGCTGAGTTTGCCAAGGCTCTCGAGCAGGATAAGAACGACCCCGACGTCTACTACCACCGCGCTCAGGCCCATTTCATCAAAGGAGACCTTGCCGATGCCCAGAAAGATTACCAGAAGTCGATTGACCTTGACAAGgacttcatcttctcccatATCCAACTCGGTGTCACCCAGTACAAGATGGGCTCAATCGCTTCGTCCATGGCTACTTTCCGACGATGCATTAAGAACTTCCCTAAAGTACCTGACGTCTACAACTACTATGGAGAATTGCTCCTCGATCAGGGTAACTtctctgaagctgttgaaaaGTTCGACACGGCTATGGAGATGGAAAAGCAGACTAAGCCCATGTCAATGAACGTTTTGCCCTTGATTAACAAAGCACTGGCCCTGTTCCAGTGGAAGCAAGACTTTAAGGAAGCCGAGGCCCTTTGCCAGAAGGCCCTTATCA TCGACCCGGAGTGCGATATTGCCGTCGCTACCATGGCCCAGCTCCTCCTTCAACAGAACAACGTTCCTGCTGCTCTTAAGTATTTCGAGCGCGCGGCCGAGCTCGCTCGAACTGAGGGTGAGATTGTCAATGCCTTGTCATACGCCGAGGCAACCAGAACACAAGTTCAAGTCACAGAGAAGTACCCAAAGTTGGCAGCCAAGTTGGCGGGTGGCGCTGGGCCTGGTGGCCTTCGTATGGGTCCCCAATAA
- a CDS encoding hypothetical protein (EggNog:ENOG41) has translation MSYDQYNQNPYQQGSAQDNSYGYGQANPYAQEAPAHSNDQYEMQDYSQQATATSSSLSQQEFLNRVQKLRDEIKGLTNDVDYIGQLHQRTLSSTDGSANHDLEQYVSQTQIRNTAIKDGIKGLERDLAKTNDSSRTTKNTQLQSLKTFFKSELDKYQSIERDYQQRYRDQIARQYRIVNPDASEQEVQEAANADWGNEGVFQTALRTNRTGHASSVLGNVRARHSELQRIEQTLSELAILYQELATIVEQQEPVIQAAETNAINTVDHMEKGNEQVEVAKKHAANRRKLKWWCALVVLLIIIAIAVGVGVGVSVANNK, from the exons ATGTCCTACGATCAGTACAATCAGAACCCTTACCAGCAGGGCTCGGCTCAGGATAACTCCTATGGCTATGGCCAG GCCAATCCTTATGCGCAAGAAGCGCCAGCCCATAGTAACGACCAGTATGAGATGCAGGATTATTCGCAACAGGCTACAGCTACTAGCTCGAGTCTTTCTCAGCAAGAATTCCTGAACCGCGTGCAGAAACTCCGCGATGAAATCAAGGGTCTGACCAACGACGTCGATTACATCGGCCAGCTCCACCAACGCACCCTCAGCAGTACCGATGGGTCCGCCAACCATGACCTCGAGCAGTATGTTTCTCAGACCCAGATCCGAAACACCGCTATCAAGGACGGCATCAAGGGACTCGAGCGCGATCTCGCAAAGACCAACGACAGCTCCCGTACCACAAAGAACACCCAGCTGCAGTCCCTCAAGACCTTCTTTAAGTCAGAGCTCGACAAGTACCAGAGCATCGAGCGGGATTACCAGCAGCGCTATCGCGATCAGATTGCCCGTCAATACCGTATCGTCAACCCCGATGCTTCCGAGCAAGAGGTGCAGGAAGCCGCCAACGCCGACTGGGGCAACGAGGGTGTGTTCCAGACTGCT CTACGAACAAATCGTACCGGTCATGCAAGCTCCGTACTCGGTAATGTTCGTGCTCGTCACAGTGAACTTCAGCGCATTGAGCAAACTCTTTCCGAGCTTGCCATCCTCTACCAGGAGCTCGCCACCATTGTCGAGCAGCAAGAGCCGGTCATCCAGGCCGCTGAAACTAATGCTATCAACACCGTCGATCACATGGAGAAGGGCAACGAGCAAGTCGAGGTGGCCAAGAAGCACGCCGCCAACCGTCGCAAGCTCAAGTGGTGGTGTGCCCTCGTCGTCctactcatcatcatcgctattGCCGTGGGTGTCGGTGTCGGTGTTTCTGTGGCAAACAACAAGTAG